Sequence from the Sulfuracidifex tepidarius genome:
TGAATCTGCAGTAGACTCATGAAGGACCGTAAAGCCACTGGAGCGTCATCCTCTACCAGTCCTGGTGAGGTAGAGTGACGAGAAAGGAAGTTACGTGGAATTTACGTCCATGAGGCGGGATAGTTCACTAAAAATTACGTTTCTTCGTTTTTACTACGTATTTCAAAGAGGGTAGAAATCCATGATAGGTTTTAAATATGTATATGATCAGATGAATGATAATGGACGTAGGAGAACTTATAAAGAGAGAACCGGTTAAGGTCGCTCCTGATTCTTCTATAAGGGAAGCATGCGTAATCATGAAGAGGGAAGGAGTAGGTTCTTTGCTCGTAGAGTCCGGTGGGAACCCCGTGGGGTTCTTCACAGAAAGAGACGTGATAAACGCTATAGCGAACGGTATTTCGCTTGACGAGAAGGTCTCCTCAGTGATGACACAGGGAGTGGTTACGATACAAGCAGACAAGGACGTGTCGGAGGCAATTCTGCTCATGAATAACGAAGGGATAAGACACTTAGTGGTCGTGGACGGACAAGGAAAAGTGATAGGCGTGATCTCCATGAGGGAAGCAGCTTGGGCCCTGAACTCCATGACGCTCGACTCTTCGGTTTGGTGACGTATCTATATTTATAAACAATAAAAGAGAATTTTAAGTGAAATGGATATCTACAGCTACGGTAAGGGTATACCCTTCGTTTTTCAAGGTGCTTATTACCCGAAGAAATACTCCAAATTGAAGGCAACTAACCTGGTTCAGTTAGCTGACGGAATAGCTAAAGCTGATAAGTACTCGATCTTCTACCACATGTTCCATCCTATATTCACATCGCACCTCGTTACAGAAGACCTACCTAACGACTTCGCAGTTTGGATAGACCAATCACTGGGACTTAGGGAACTTGCTGAGAAAGTGGCTGACTTACCAGGAGCTGAACCGAAGACAGCTGAGGACGTCAGGAAGGACCTCTTCAACGTCATCAGCTCATACAAGAGTGTGAGGGAAGGCCTTAGGGAGTTCGTCTTCGTATCGTGCTATCCCATAGTTTACGATACTGGAAAGAGAGCATCTACCCTGGCTGAGTTCCTGGACACGTTAGCTACTGTAGACCCTAGGTCTGTGGTGTGGCATTTCGTGTCGAAGAGGATCCTCGGGATGAGTCCTAAGAACGACTTCTCTTTGTGGCTGGAGGAGAACTTCGGGCTCAAGGACTTGTCCTCTAAGTTGTCCTCTATAGACCCCCAGACGTACACCAGCGAGGAGAAGCTCAGGGAAGACCTGATAGAGAACCTAGAGGAGGAGTTGCTATGATCGAGAAGTATGCTCCAATCGTTGGAGAACAGGAAATAGACGGTATAGTGAAGATAGCTGAGAAACTGAAGGGAGTTTCAGTCCTACACGTGAACTCCACCAAGGCTGGTGGGGGAGTCGCTGAGATCCTCAATAGGATGGTCCCACTCATGAAGGACCTCGGTATCAACGTGGACTGGAAGGTAATAAGGGGAGACTCGGAGTTCTTCAACGTGACTAAAGCGTTCCACAACTCGCTTCAAAACGGTGCAGGGAACCTCACAGATGAGCACTTCAAGATATACGACAAGTGGCAGGAAATCAACTCCACGGAGGTCCCCCTCGACTACGACGTCATGTTCATCCACGACCCTCAACCTGCTGGATTAGTGAAGTACAGGAAGAACAATACTTGGATATGGAGGTGCCACATAGACATTTCAAACCCATATCCTCCCACATGGAAGTTCCTGAGCCAATACGTCTCTCAGTACAAAAGCATGATAATCTCAGTACCTTCCTTCGGAAGGGACGACATGGAGATACCTCAGTTCATCATCCCACCTTCAATAGACCCTCTCTCTGTGAAGAACTCTCAAATCCATGACGTTACAGTCAGGAGGGTGCTGAAGAAATACGACATAAAGGAGGACAAACCTATCATCACACAAGTCTCGCGTTTCGATAGGGCCAAGGACCCGATAGGAGTAATAAAGGCTTTCAAGCTCACCAGGAACCACGTTGACTCACAGCTAGTTTACGTCGGTAGCCCGGCGTCTGACGACCCAGAGGGAGAGATAGTATATAACGAAGTAGTC
This genomic interval carries:
- a CDS encoding CBS domain-containing protein, giving the protein MDVGELIKREPVKVAPDSSIREACVIMKREGVGSLLVESGGNPVGFFTERDVINAIANGISLDEKVSSVMTQGVVTIQADKDVSEAILLMNNEGIRHLVVVDGQGKVIGVISMREAAWALNSMTLDSSVW
- a CDS encoding DUF5752 family protein, with the translated sequence MDIYSYGKGIPFVFQGAYYPKKYSKLKATNLVQLADGIAKADKYSIFYHMFHPIFTSHLVTEDLPNDFAVWIDQSLGLRELAEKVADLPGAEPKTAEDVRKDLFNVISSYKSVREGLREFVFVSCYPIVYDTGKRASTLAEFLDTLATVDPRSVVWHFVSKRILGMSPKNDFSLWLEENFGLKDLSSKLSSIDPQTYTSEEKLREDLIENLEEELL
- a CDS encoding glycosyltransferase codes for the protein MIEKYAPIVGEQEIDGIVKIAEKLKGVSVLHVNSTKAGGGVAEILNRMVPLMKDLGINVDWKVIRGDSEFFNVTKAFHNSLQNGAGNLTDEHFKIYDKWQEINSTEVPLDYDVMFIHDPQPAGLVKYRKNNTWIWRCHIDISNPYPPTWKFLSQYVSQYKSMIISVPSFGRDDMEIPQFIIPPSIDPLSVKNSQIHDVTVRRVLKKYDIKEDKPIITQVSRFDRAKDPIGVIKAFKLTRNHVDSQLVYVGSPASDDPEGEIVYNEVVKEVDGEKDIHLLMLPPGSDLEINAFQRASSLVMQKSIKEGFGLTVSEALWKERPVIGGNTGGIPLQVIHGVTGYLVDSVEGASHYMTFLLKNKEYGSLLGSRGKEHVRQNFLITRELRDYLLTILYSMGKSL